From Nocardioides sp. HDW12B, the proteins below share one genomic window:
- a CDS encoding ABC transporter substrate-binding protein encodes MLVLTGVGLAACGGGSSEGGGEAQSAGGTSPGEGNPDCEQLTQFGDLTGEEVSVYTSIVAPEDASHKETYKTFKECTGADVAYEGSKEFEAQLVVRVRSGNPPDVAFVPQPGLLKTLVTDTGKVVAAPQPVEDNVDEFFGEDWKVYGTVDDTFYAAPLGANVKSFVWYSPKMFKENGWEIPETWDDMLALSDEIAGTGIKPWCAGIGSGDATGWVVTDWLEDAVLRDAGPDAYDQWVNHEIPFNDPQVVESLDRVGGILKNEEYVNGGIGDVKSIATTEFTDGGLPILDGDCALHRQASFYAANWPEGTDVSENGDAFAFYLPTTNEEFGQPVLGGGEFVAAFNDEPVTQAFQTYLSSDVWANEKAIATTGGGWVSANTGLDVKNLASPVDQLSGEILQDPEAVFRFDGSDQMPGAVGAGSFWSESTAWITGQSTQDTLDKIEDSWPSS; translated from the coding sequence GTGCTGGTCCTGACCGGCGTGGGCCTCGCGGCTTGCGGCGGCGGCAGCAGCGAAGGCGGGGGTGAGGCGCAGTCCGCGGGCGGCACCTCCCCCGGCGAGGGCAACCCCGACTGCGAGCAGCTCACCCAGTTCGGTGACCTGACCGGCGAGGAGGTCAGCGTCTACACCTCGATCGTCGCTCCCGAGGACGCCTCGCACAAGGAGACGTACAAGACGTTCAAGGAGTGCACGGGCGCGGACGTCGCCTACGAGGGCTCCAAGGAGTTCGAGGCCCAGCTCGTGGTGCGCGTGCGCTCGGGCAACCCGCCGGACGTCGCGTTCGTCCCGCAGCCCGGACTCCTCAAGACGCTGGTGACCGACACCGGGAAGGTCGTCGCGGCCCCGCAGCCCGTCGAGGACAACGTCGACGAGTTCTTCGGCGAGGACTGGAAGGTCTACGGCACGGTCGACGACACGTTCTACGCCGCTCCCCTGGGCGCCAACGTGAAGTCGTTCGTCTGGTACTCCCCGAAGATGTTCAAGGAGAACGGCTGGGAGATCCCGGAGACCTGGGACGACATGCTCGCGCTCTCCGACGAGATCGCCGGCACCGGCATCAAGCCCTGGTGCGCCGGCATCGGCTCCGGTGACGCCACCGGCTGGGTCGTCACCGACTGGCTCGAGGACGCCGTCCTGCGCGACGCCGGCCCCGACGCCTACGACCAGTGGGTCAACCACGAGATCCCCTTCAACGACCCGCAGGTCGTGGAGTCGCTGGACCGGGTCGGCGGCATCCTCAAGAACGAGGAGTACGTCAACGGCGGCATCGGCGACGTGAAGTCCATCGCGACCACGGAGTTCACCGACGGCGGACTGCCGATCCTCGACGGCGACTGCGCCCTGCACCGCCAGGCCAGCTTCTACGCGGCCAACTGGCCCGAGGGCACGGACGTCTCCGAGAACGGTGACGCCTTCGCCTTCTACCTGCCGACCACCAACGAGGAGTTCGGCCAGCCCGTCCTCGGTGGTGGCGAGTTCGTCGCGGCGTTCAACGACGAGCCGGTCACCCAGGCGTTCCAGACCTACCTCTCGAGCGACGTCTGGGCCAACGAGAAAGCCATCGCCACCACCGGCGGCGGCTGGGTCAGCGCCAACACCGGTCTGGATGTGAAGAACCTGGCCTCGCCGGTCGACCAGCTGTCCGGCGAGATCCTGCAGGACCCCGAGGCGGTCTTCCGCTTCGACGGTTCCGACCAGATGCCGGGCGCAGTCGGAGCGGGCTCGTTCTGGTCCGAGAGCACGGCCTGGATCACGGGTCAGAGCACCCAGGACACCCTCGACAAGATCGAGGACTCCTGGCCGTCCTCCTGA
- a CDS encoding sugar ABC transporter permease gives MTTPEKFIQLAIVIALFIGVMTALLVLTSKTQSRRGELFQSLAFVLPAVLMIALGLLYPAIRTIIQSFQDTASINFVGLENYKTVFTSDDQILVLRNTAVWVILTPIAATFIGLIYAILIDRSRFEKFAKALIFLPMAISLVGASVIWRFVYDYRAAEQTQIGLLNQILKTLGMDTYRFLLEPPWNTVFLVVILIWVQAGFAMTILSAAIKAIPDDMLEAARLDGVSGLKMFRYITVPSIRPSLIVVLTTISITTLKVFDIVRTATGGQFDTSVVAYEFYVQSFRSFNNGLGAALATLLFILVMPIVIYNVRQLRKVEAR, from the coding sequence ATGACAACTCCTGAGAAATTCATCCAGCTCGCCATCGTCATCGCCCTGTTCATCGGCGTGATGACCGCTCTGCTCGTCCTGACCTCGAAGACGCAGAGCAGGCGCGGGGAGCTCTTCCAGTCGCTCGCCTTCGTGCTGCCGGCCGTGCTCATGATCGCGCTCGGCCTGCTCTACCCCGCGATCAGGACCATCATCCAGTCCTTCCAGGACACCGCCTCGATCAACTTCGTGGGCCTGGAGAACTACAAGACCGTCTTCACCAGCGACGACCAGATCCTGGTGCTGCGCAACACGGCGGTGTGGGTCATCCTGACCCCGATCGCGGCGACCTTCATCGGTCTGATCTACGCGATCCTCATCGACCGCTCCCGCTTCGAGAAGTTCGCCAAGGCGCTGATCTTCCTGCCGATGGCGATCTCGCTGGTCGGCGCCTCGGTCATCTGGCGCTTCGTCTACGACTACCGCGCGGCCGAGCAGACCCAGATCGGCCTGCTCAACCAGATCCTCAAGACCCTCGGCATGGACACCTACCGGTTCCTGCTCGAGCCACCGTGGAACACCGTGTTCCTGGTCGTCATCCTGATCTGGGTGCAGGCAGGCTTCGCGATGACGATCCTGTCGGCCGCCATCAAGGCCATCCCCGACGACATGCTCGAGGCCGCTCGCCTCGACGGCGTCAGCGGGCTGAAGATGTTCCGCTACATCACCGTGCCGAGCATCCGTCCCTCGCTGATCGTGGTGCTGACCACGATCTCGATCACCACCCTGAAGGTCTTCGACATCGTCCGGACCGCGACCGGTGGTCAGTTCGACACCAGCGTGGTGGCCTACGAGTTCTACGTGCAGAGCTTCCGCTCGTTCAACAACGGGCTCGGGGCCGCTCTGGCCACGTTGCTGTTCATCCTCGTGATGCCGATCGTCATCTACAACGTGCGCCAGCTGCGAAAGGTGGAGGCCCGATGA
- a CDS encoding carbohydrate ABC transporter permease yields MSTSTPPSIDVGAETAEKPSRAAAAKQKLSSPWASLFAIVIAILWTIPTLGLFISSFRPESSVKGSGWWTWFTDPEFTMSNYDAVLNGGDTNLATYFVNTIVITIPAVVIPISIAVLAAYAFAWMKFPFRDGLFVAVFAMQIVPIQVTMIPLLTLYVNPGGALGLEDGSIPSLAGPDAFGGGFYTIWLSHAIFALPLAIYLLHNFMKEIPGELIEAAFVDGAGHAQVFTKIMLPLMTPAIAAFGIFQFLWVWNDLLVALVFGGGNLDVSPLTVRLAELSGSRGADWHLLSAGAFVSLIVPLIVFLSLQRFFVRGLLAGSVKG; encoded by the coding sequence ATGAGCACCAGCACCCCTCCGAGCATCGACGTCGGCGCCGAGACCGCTGAGAAGCCCTCCCGGGCCGCGGCCGCGAAGCAGAAGCTGTCGTCCCCGTGGGCGTCGTTGTTCGCCATCGTCATCGCGATCCTCTGGACGATCCCCACCCTGGGGCTCTTCATCAGCTCCTTCCGGCCGGAGTCCTCGGTCAAGGGCAGCGGCTGGTGGACGTGGTTCACCGACCCCGAGTTCACGATGTCGAACTACGACGCCGTGCTCAACGGTGGCGACACCAACCTGGCAACGTACTTCGTCAACACGATCGTGATCACGATCCCGGCGGTCGTCATCCCGATCAGCATCGCGGTGCTGGCGGCGTACGCCTTCGCATGGATGAAGTTCCCCTTCCGCGACGGCCTGTTCGTGGCTGTCTTCGCCATGCAGATCGTGCCGATCCAGGTCACGATGATCCCGCTGCTCACCCTCTACGTGAACCCGGGCGGGGCGCTGGGGCTGGAGGACGGGTCGATCCCGTCGCTCGCGGGGCCGGACGCCTTCGGCGGCGGCTTCTACACGATCTGGCTCTCGCACGCGATCTTCGCGCTCCCGCTCGCGATCTACCTCCTGCACAACTTCATGAAGGAGATCCCGGGCGAGCTGATCGAGGCGGCGTTCGTCGACGGCGCCGGGCACGCCCAGGTGTTCACGAAGATCATGCTGCCGCTGATGACACCGGCCATCGCCGCCTTCGGCATCTTCCAGTTCCTCTGGGTCTGGAACGACCTGCTCGTGGCCCTGGTGTTCGGTGGCGGCAACCTGGACGTCTCGCCGCTGACCGTGCGGCTGGCCGAGCTGTCCGGCTCGCGGGGGGCGGACTGGCACCTGCTGTCGGCCGGCGCCTTCGTCTCGCTGATCGTGCCGCTCATCGTGTTCCTCAGCCTGCAACGCTTCTTCGTGCGAGGTCTCCTCGCCGGCAGCGTGAAGGGCTAG
- a CDS encoding GH1 family beta-glucosidase — protein sequence MTSRPPTGLPDAQTFLWGTATASYQVEGATTADGRGPSIWDTFAALPGTVRDGKDGSVACDSYHRLDEDLALLDRLGVDAYRFSVAWPRVVPQGVGNVEGRGLDYYDRVVDGLLERGITPMVTLYHWDLPQALESRGGWLNRDTAEAFADYAMVVTERLADRVGLWATHNEPWCAALLGYAAGVHAPGRTEGTRALVAAHHLNLGHALAAHRMREAGAGDVGIVHNLNTVWPERPEAADVADGVDAIRNRVWIDPLVDGAYDERLRAIAPELADPDVVREGDLDLIRGSADWIGVNYYTPDRPDVLDEGEVDAGAAAAYPGVEGLTFRPRGPLTDIGWETDDRALTELLVATHERTGLPLLVTENGAACVDAVADDCRVDDQDRITYLRDHLAALERAREQGADVRGYVCWTLLDNFEWAEGYTKTFGLVHIDPETQDRTPKASFDFYADHVARHR from the coding sequence GTGACCTCTCGACCGCCCACGGGGCTCCCTGACGCGCAGACCTTCCTCTGGGGCACGGCCACGGCCTCCTACCAGGTGGAGGGGGCGACCACCGCCGACGGACGGGGGCCGTCGATCTGGGACACCTTCGCCGCGCTGCCGGGCACCGTCCGTGACGGCAAGGACGGCTCGGTGGCGTGCGACTCCTACCACCGGCTCGACGAGGACCTCGCGCTGCTCGATCGCCTCGGGGTGGACGCCTACCGGTTCTCCGTCGCCTGGCCGCGCGTCGTGCCGCAGGGCGTCGGGAACGTCGAGGGCCGCGGCCTGGACTACTACGACCGGGTCGTGGACGGCCTCCTGGAGCGCGGGATCACCCCGATGGTCACCCTGTACCACTGGGACCTCCCGCAGGCCCTGGAGAGTCGCGGCGGCTGGCTCAACCGCGACACCGCCGAGGCCTTCGCCGACTACGCGATGGTGGTCACCGAGCGCCTCGCGGACCGGGTCGGGCTGTGGGCCACCCACAACGAGCCCTGGTGCGCGGCCCTGCTCGGCTACGCCGCCGGCGTGCACGCCCCGGGACGCACCGAGGGCACTCGGGCGCTGGTCGCGGCGCACCACCTCAACCTGGGGCACGCCCTGGCCGCGCACCGGATGCGCGAGGCCGGGGCCGGCGACGTCGGCATCGTCCACAACCTCAACACCGTGTGGCCCGAGCGACCGGAGGCGGCCGACGTCGCCGACGGCGTCGACGCCATCCGCAATCGAGTCTGGATCGACCCCCTGGTCGACGGTGCGTACGACGAGCGGCTGCGGGCGATCGCGCCCGAGCTGGCGGACCCCGACGTGGTGCGTGAGGGCGACCTCGACCTGATCCGGGGATCGGCGGACTGGATCGGGGTCAACTACTACACCCCCGACCGGCCCGACGTGCTGGACGAGGGCGAGGTCGACGCCGGCGCGGCGGCGGCGTACCCCGGGGTCGAGGGTCTCACCTTCCGCCCGCGCGGTCCGCTGACCGACATCGGCTGGGAGACCGACGACCGCGCGCTGACCGAGCTGCTCGTGGCCACCCACGAGCGGACGGGCCTGCCGCTGCTGGTGACCGAGAACGGCGCGGCCTGCGTCGACGCGGTGGCCGACGACTGCCGGGTCGACGACCAGGACCGCATCACCTACCTGCGCGACCACCTGGCCGCGCTCGAGCGGGCGCGCGAGCAGGGAGCGGACGTCCGGGGCTACGTGTGCTGGACGCTGCTGGACAACTTCGAGTGGGCCGAGGGCTACACGAAGACGTTCGGGCTCGTCCACATCGACCCCGAGACCCAGGACCGCACCCCGAAGGCGTCCTTCGACTTCTACGCCGACCACGTCGCGCGCCACCGCTGA
- a CDS encoding transaminase produces the protein MPTAPDRDRLTSLLRSEQERFVRDHPRSRELADRAAGSLLAGVPMPWMTRWPGAFPVFVESAEGAGFVDVDGHTYVDLCLGDTGAMTGHTLPAVAEALTAQARRGLTTMLPSEDAAWVGEELTRRFGLPLWQLAMTATDANRFVLRFARMITGRPKVAVMDWCYHGTVDETLAVLDGDRVVARPGAMGPQVDVALTTRVVPFNDVAALDAALAHGDVACLLMEPALTNIGIVLPDEGYLDAVREVTRRHGVLLVMDETHTLCAGPGGATRAWGLDPDLLVVGKPIGGGVPVAAYGMSADVGARVDPYLRGHEADVGGVGGTLTGSALALAATRATLSHALREEDFAVAVPLAERFAAGVAGVIEEAGLPWHVQRLGCRAEYWFCPPPRTGADAAAAVDDELEELMHLWALNRGVLLTPFHNMALFSPAHTVADVDRHTEVFAGAVEALLDR, from the coding sequence ATGCCCACGGCGCCCGATCGAGACCGGTTGACCTCCCTCCTGCGCTCGGAGCAGGAGCGCTTCGTGCGCGACCATCCTCGCTCGCGCGAGCTGGCCGACCGGGCCGCCGGCAGCCTGCTGGCCGGCGTGCCGATGCCGTGGATGACCCGGTGGCCCGGCGCCTTCCCGGTCTTCGTGGAGTCCGCCGAGGGCGCCGGCTTCGTCGACGTCGACGGTCACACCTACGTCGACCTGTGCCTGGGCGACACCGGGGCGATGACGGGGCACACGCTGCCTGCCGTGGCCGAGGCACTCACCGCCCAGGCCCGCCGCGGTCTGACCACCATGCTGCCCAGCGAGGACGCCGCCTGGGTCGGCGAGGAGCTGACCCGCCGCTTCGGCCTGCCCCTGTGGCAGCTCGCGATGACCGCCACCGACGCCAACCGCTTCGTCCTGCGCTTCGCGCGCATGATCACCGGCCGGCCCAAGGTCGCAGTCATGGACTGGTGCTACCACGGCACCGTCGACGAGACCCTGGCCGTGCTCGACGGCGACCGGGTCGTGGCGCGTCCGGGAGCGATGGGCCCGCAGGTGGACGTCGCCCTCACCACCCGGGTGGTGCCCTTCAACGACGTCGCCGCGCTGGACGCCGCGCTGGCGCACGGAGACGTGGCCTGCCTGCTGATGGAGCCGGCCCTGACCAACATCGGCATCGTGCTGCCGGACGAGGGCTACCTCGACGCCGTCCGCGAGGTCACCCGGCGCCACGGCGTCCTGCTGGTGATGGACGAGACCCACACCCTCTGCGCCGGCCCCGGAGGGGCGACCCGGGCCTGGGGCCTGGACCCGGACCTGCTGGTCGTGGGCAAGCCCATCGGCGGCGGCGTCCCGGTGGCGGCGTACGGCATGAGCGCGGACGTCGGCGCCCGCGTGGATCCCTACCTGCGCGGCCACGAGGCCGACGTCGGCGGGGTCGGCGGCACCCTCACCGGCAGCGCCCTGGCGCTGGCCGCCACCCGGGCCACGCTGTCGCACGCCCTGCGCGAGGAGGACTTCGCGGTCGCGGTGCCGCTGGCGGAGCGTTTCGCCGCCGGGGTCGCGGGCGTGATCGAGGAGGCCGGGCTGCCCTGGCACGTCCAGCGGCTCGGCTGCCGGGCGGAGTACTGGTTCTGCCCGCCTCCGCGCACCGGTGCCGACGCGGCCGCCGCCGTCGACGACGAGCTGGAGGAGCTCATGCACCTGTGGGCCCTCAACCGCGGCGTGCTGCTCACCCCGTTCCACAACATGGCGCTGTTCTCGCCGGCCCACACCGTCGCCGACGTCGACCGGCACACCGAGGTCTTCGCCGGGGCCGTGGAGGCGCTGCTCGACCGCTGA
- the trmB gene encoding tRNA (guanosine(46)-N7)-methyltransferase TrmB, with translation MSDPARPGAGVTEDGRPLQVVTSYARRGSRLNGPQQKAWDAAADRWVLPTDAVAHETWNQRRWFGREAPLVVEVGSGDGESVAALAATRPEQDVLAVEVWRPGVAGTLRRLLAADVPNVRLVMLDATWLLEHRLPPGSLAEVWTFFPDPWPKKRHHKRRLVGPRFAGVVASRLRAGGLWRLATDWPDYADHAEQTLATVPELVGGRTERWAERPVTRFERRGLDAGRPPVDLTYRRV, from the coding sequence GTGAGCGACCCGGCCCGCCCGGGCGCCGGCGTCACCGAGGACGGCCGGCCCCTGCAGGTCGTCACCTCCTACGCGCGGCGCGGCAGCCGGCTCAACGGCCCGCAGCAGAAGGCCTGGGACGCCGCCGCCGACCGGTGGGTGCTCCCCACCGACGCGGTCGCCCACGAGACCTGGAACCAGCGTCGCTGGTTCGGCCGGGAGGCGCCGCTGGTCGTCGAGGTGGGCTCGGGCGACGGCGAGTCGGTCGCCGCCCTCGCCGCCACCCGCCCGGAGCAGGACGTCCTGGCGGTCGAGGTCTGGCGTCCGGGGGTCGCCGGCACGCTGCGCCGGCTGCTCGCCGCCGACGTGCCGAACGTCCGCCTGGTCATGCTCGACGCCACCTGGCTGCTCGAGCACCGGCTGCCGCCGGGCTCGCTGGCGGAGGTGTGGACCTTCTTCCCCGACCCCTGGCCCAAGAAGCGCCACCACAAGCGCCGCCTGGTGGGCCCCCGGTTCGCGGGCGTCGTCGCCTCGCGCCTGCGCGCCGGAGGGCTGTGGCGGCTGGCGACCGACTGGCCGGACTACGCCGACCACGCCGAGCAGACGCTGGCGACGGTGCCCGAGCTGGTCGGGGGGCGCACCGAGCGGTGGGCCGAGCGGCCCGTGACCCGCTTCGAGCGGCGCGGGCTGGACGCCGGTCGGCCCCCGGTGGACCTGACCTACCGCCGGGTCTGA
- a CDS encoding siderophore-interacting protein produces the protein MTARSVPSYAEVLRRERLSPHLVRLVLGGDDLAGFASTGMPDEWVGLVVPGQFQSRYYTVRSWDGEELVLDVVLHPEGLVTEWARRDVVGERVTVLPPKGSFALPDDARWVRLVGDLTAMPAMARISETLAERVGGGLDLHLHAEVPDELPGYLPQGTAVTWVAGHGSGLADVVTATTWPEGPGYFWMAGESAQMRAIRKHLSRELRWPSTAYDVMGYWRAVARRQPRAVDPGPIWREGKAAGRSDAEIWAAYDAAQEAQDAEDGPA, from the coding sequence GTGACCGCTCGCTCCGTCCCGTCGTACGCCGAGGTCCTCCGGCGCGAGCGGTTGTCCCCCCACCTGGTCCGCCTGGTCCTGGGCGGCGACGACCTCGCGGGCTTCGCCTCCACCGGCATGCCCGACGAGTGGGTCGGCCTGGTCGTGCCGGGCCAGTTCCAGAGCCGCTACTACACCGTGCGCTCGTGGGACGGCGAGGAGCTGGTCCTCGACGTGGTGCTGCACCCCGAGGGGCTCGTGACCGAGTGGGCACGGCGCGACGTGGTGGGGGAGCGGGTGACCGTGCTGCCGCCCAAGGGCAGCTTCGCGCTGCCCGACGACGCCCGCTGGGTGCGGCTGGTGGGCGACCTGACCGCGATGCCGGCCATGGCCCGCATCAGCGAGACGCTGGCTGAGCGGGTGGGCGGGGGACTGGACCTCCACCTGCACGCCGAGGTGCCCGACGAGCTCCCCGGCTACCTGCCGCAGGGCACGGCGGTGACCTGGGTCGCCGGCCACGGGTCCGGCCTGGCCGACGTGGTGACGGCGACGACCTGGCCCGAGGGCCCCGGCTACTTCTGGATGGCGGGCGAGTCGGCCCAGATGCGGGCCATCCGCAAGCACCTCTCGCGCGAGCTGCGCTGGCCGTCGACGGCGTACGACGTCATGGGCTACTGGCGAGCGGTCGCGCGCCGGCAGCCACGGGCGGTGGACCCGGGGCCGATCTGGCGGGAGGGCAAGGCCGCCGGGCGGAGCGACGCGGAGATCTGGGCCGCCTACGACGCGGCCCAGGAGGCCCAGGACGCCGAGGACGGACCCGCGTGA
- the tuf gene encoding elongation factor Tu, with amino-acid sequence MAKAKFERTKPHVNIGTIGHIDHGKTTLTAAITKVLHDKHPDLNPFTPFDQIDKAPEERQRGITISIAHVEYQTETRHYAHVDCPGHADYIKNMITGAAQMDGAILVVAATDGPMPQTKEHVLLARQVGVPAIVVALNKCDMVDDEELIELVEMEVRELLSDYEFPGDDIPVVKVAAFPALNGDEKWSESIAELMQAVDDYIPQPERDIDKPFLMPVEDVFTITGRGTVITGRIERGIVKVNEEVEIIGIREKSQKSTVTGVEMFRKLLDEGQAGENVGLLLRGTKREDVERGMVVIKPGTTTPHTNFEASVYILSKEEGGRHTPFFNNYRPQFYFRTTDVTGVVTLPEGTEMVMPGDNTEMAVELIQPIAMEDGLRFAIREGGRTVGAGRVTKITK; translated from the coding sequence GTGGCCAAGGCTAAGTTCGAGCGGACTAAGCCGCACGTCAACATCGGCACCATCGGTCACATCGACCACGGTAAGACGACGCTGACAGCTGCTATCACCAAGGTCCTGCACGACAAGCACCCGGACCTGAACCCCTTCACGCCTTTCGACCAGATCGACAAGGCACCGGAGGAGCGTCAGCGCGGCATCACGATCTCGATCGCGCACGTCGAGTACCAGACCGAGACGCGCCACTACGCGCACGTCGACTGCCCCGGTCACGCCGACTACATCAAGAACATGATCACCGGCGCGGCGCAGATGGACGGTGCGATCCTCGTGGTCGCCGCCACCGACGGCCCGATGCCGCAGACCAAGGAGCACGTGCTCCTGGCCCGTCAGGTCGGCGTCCCGGCGATCGTGGTCGCGCTGAACAAGTGCGACATGGTCGACGACGAGGAGCTCATCGAGCTCGTCGAGATGGAGGTCCGTGAGCTCCTGTCCGACTACGAGTTCCCCGGCGACGACATCCCGGTCGTCAAGGTGGCCGCTTTCCCGGCGCTGAACGGCGACGAGAAGTGGAGCGAGAGCATCGCGGAGCTCATGCAGGCTGTGGACGACTACATCCCCCAGCCCGAGCGTGACATCGACAAGCCGTTCCTGATGCCCGTCGAGGACGTCTTCACGATCACCGGTCGTGGCACCGTCATCACCGGTCGTATCGAGCGCGGCATCGTCAAGGTGAACGAGGAGGTCGAGATCATCGGCATCCGCGAGAAGTCGCAGAAGTCGACCGTCACCGGCGTCGAGATGTTCCGCAAGCTGCTCGACGAGGGCCAGGCGGGCGAGAACGTCGGCCTCCTGCTCCGTGGCACCAAGCGCGAGGACGTCGAGCGCGGCATGGTCGTCATCAAGCCGGGCACCACGACCCCGCACACCAACTTCGAGGCGAGCGTCTACATCCTCTCGAAGGAGGAGGGTGGCCGTCACACGCCGTTCTTCAACAACTACCGTCCGCAGTTCTACTTCCGCACCACGGACGTGACGGGCGTCGTGACCCTCCCCGAGGGCACCGAGATGGTCATGCCCGGTGACAACACCGAGATGGCCGTCGAGCTCATCCAGCCCATCGCGATGGAGGACGGCCTCCGCTTCGCGATCCGCGAGGGTGGCCGCACCGTCGGCGCCGGCCGGGTCACCAAGATCACCAAGTGA
- the fusA gene encoding elongation factor G translates to MAVDITTDLNKVRNIGIMAHIDAGKTTTTERILFYTGITYKIGEVHEGAATMDWMEQEQERGITITSAATTCWWKNHQINIIDTPGHVDFTAEVERSLRVLDGAVAVFDGVAGVEPQTMTVWRQANKYSVPRMCFVNKLDRTGADFFRCVDMMVERLNSTPLVMQLPIGAEQDFLGVVDLVGMRALTWRGETKMGEDYEVEEIPADMAEQAAEYREKFLETLAEADDAVMEKYLEGEDFTVEELEAAVRRATLADKVNPVLCGTAFKNKGVQPLLDAVVKYLPSPLDIEGIVGHDPKDEEKEMIRRPNDDEPFSGLAYKIASDPHLGKLIYVRVYSGKLEAGSTVVNSVNGRKERIGKVYQMHANKREEIASVGAGQIVAVMGLKDTKTGHTLCDPQNQVVLESMTFPAPVIEVAIEPKTKSDQEKLGMAIQRLSDEDPTFTVKTDEETGQTIIAGMGELHLEILVDRMRREFRVEATVGKPQVAYRETVRKKVANHSYTHKKQTGGSGQFAKVIISLEPSLDPETGAGAGYEFVNNVSGGRVPREYIPSVDQGGQEAMEFGVLAGYPMVDVKYTLEDGGYHDVDSSELAFKIASIAAFKEAARMAKPVLLEPMFAVEVTTPESFLGTVIGDINSRRGQIQAQEERHGDMVVNALVPLSEMFGYVGDLRSKTSGQASYSMEFDSYAEVPNNVADEIIKKVRGE, encoded by the coding sequence GTGGCAGTCGACATCACGACCGACCTCAACAAGGTCCGCAACATCGGCATCATGGCGCACATCGACGCCGGCAAGACCACCACCACCGAGCGCATCCTCTTCTACACCGGCATCACCTACAAGATCGGTGAGGTCCACGAGGGCGCGGCCACGATGGACTGGATGGAGCAGGAGCAGGAGCGCGGCATCACGATCACGTCGGCCGCGACGACCTGCTGGTGGAAGAACCACCAGATCAACATCATCGACACCCCCGGGCACGTCGACTTCACCGCCGAGGTCGAGCGCTCGCTGCGCGTCCTCGACGGCGCCGTCGCGGTGTTCGACGGTGTCGCCGGCGTCGAGCCCCAGACCATGACGGTGTGGCGCCAGGCCAACAAGTACTCCGTGCCCCGCATGTGCTTCGTCAACAAGCTGGACCGCACGGGTGCCGACTTCTTCCGCTGCGTCGACATGATGGTCGAGCGCCTCAACTCCACCCCGCTGGTCATGCAGCTGCCGATCGGTGCGGAGCAGGACTTCCTCGGTGTCGTCGACCTGGTCGGCATGCGCGCGCTGACCTGGCGCGGCGAGACCAAGATGGGCGAGGACTACGAGGTCGAGGAGATCCCCGCGGACATGGCCGAGCAGGCCGCCGAGTACCGCGAGAAGTTCCTCGAGACCTTGGCCGAGGCCGACGACGCCGTCATGGAGAAGTACCTCGAGGGCGAGGACTTCACCGTCGAGGAGCTCGAGGCCGCGGTCCGCCGCGCCACCCTGGCCGACAAGGTCAACCCCGTCCTGTGCGGCACCGCCTTCAAGAACAAGGGCGTGCAGCCCCTGCTCGACGCGGTCGTGAAGTACCTCCCCTCGCCGCTCGACATCGAGGGCATCGTGGGCCACGACCCGAAGGACGAGGAGAAGGAGATGATCCGCCGTCCCAACGACGACGAGCCCTTCTCCGGTCTCGCCTACAAGATCGCCTCGGACCCGCACCTCGGCAAGCTGATCTACGTCCGGGTCTACTCGGGCAAGCTCGAGGCCGGCTCGACCGTGGTCAACTCGGTCAACGGCCGCAAGGAGCGGATCGGCAAGGTCTACCAGATGCACGCCAACAAGCGTGAGGAGATCGCGTCGGTCGGCGCCGGCCAGATCGTCGCCGTCATGGGTCTGAAGGACACCAAGACCGGTCACACGCTGTGCGACCCGCAGAACCAGGTCGTCCTCGAGTCGATGACGTTCCCGGCCCCGGTGATCGAGGTCGCGATCGAGCCCAAGACGAAGAGCGACCAGGAGAAGCTGGGCATGGCGATCCAGCGCCTGTCCGACGAGGACCCGACCTTCACGGTGAAGACCGACGAGGAGACCGGTCAGACGATCATCGCCGGCATGGGCGAGCTCCACCTCGAGATCCTGGTCGACCGCATGCGTCGCGAGTTCCGCGTCGAGGCCACCGTCGGCAAGCCGCAGGTCGCCTACCGCGAGACCGTGCGCAAGAAGGTCGCGAACCACAGCTACACCCACAAGAAGCAGACCGGTGGGTCAGGCCAGTTCGCCAAGGTGATCATCTCGCTCGAGCCGAGCCTCGACCCCGAGACCGGCGCCGGCGCGGGCTACGAGTTCGTCAACAACGTCTCCGGTGGCCGCGTCCCGCGCGAGTACATCCCCTCGGTGGACCAGGGCGGCCAGGAGGCCATGGAGTTCGGCGTGCTCGCCGGCTACCCGATGGTGGACGTCAAGTACACCCTCGAGGACGGCGGCTACCACGACGTGGACTCCTCGGAGCTCGCGTTCAAGATCGCCAGCATCGCCGCCTTCAAGGAGGCGGCCCGCATGGCCAAGCCGGTCCTGCTGGAGCCGATGTTCGCGGTCGAGGTCACCACCCCGGAGTCGTTCCTCGGCACCGTCATCGGTGACATCAACTCCCGCCGCGGGCAGATCCAGGCCCAGGAGGAGCGTCACGGCGACATGGTGGTCAACGCCCTCGTGCCGCTGTCGGAGATGTTCGGGTACGTTGGTGACCTGAGGTCCAAGACCTCCGGCCAGGCTTCGTACTCGATGGAGTTCGACTCGTACGCCGAGGTTCCGAACAACGTCGCCGACGAGATCATCAAGAAGGTCCGCGGCGAGTAA